The following are encoded in a window of Nilaparvata lugens isolate BPH chromosome 13, ASM1435652v1, whole genome shotgun sequence genomic DNA:
- the LOC111058751 gene encoding pseudouridine-5'-phosphatase yields the protein MTEKDSCITHIIFDVDGTLLDTESLYEVAYRKIAEKFGKEFKDEYLPMLAGQLGDVVRQNLIDLFELPLSLEEIKCVLRSMMEEKLYDSNFMPGAEKLVKHFAAHGIPMAIATSSTPDEMELKTKRHDKKCLFQYFTHMVCGVGDPDVKRGKPEPDIFLVCASRFPGKPDPKNVLVFEDSVAGKTAALAAGMKCVMTPNPHFDKKLTEDATLVIDTLDYFKPEKFGLPPLKD from the exons ATGACTGAGAAAGACTCATGTATAACGCATATCATTTTCGACGTGGATGGTACTCTACTAG ACACAGAGAGCCTATACGAGGTGGCCTACAGAAAAATAGCAGAGAAATTTGGAAAAGAATTCAAAGACGAGTACCTGCCTATGTTAGCAGGACAACTGGGTGATGTCGTCAGACAAAACCTGATTGATCTTTTTGAACTTCCTCTCTCTCTAGAAGAGATTAAATGCGTACTAAGGTCTATGATGGAGGAGAAATTGTATGACTCTAATTTCATGCCAG GAGCAGAAAAACTAGTAAAACACTTCGCAGCACATGGTATCCCTATGGCAATAGCGACTAGTAGTACCCCAGACGAAATGGAACTGAAAACTAAACGCCACGACAAGAAATGTCTGTTCCAGTATTTCACACACATGGTTTGTGGGGTTGGCGACCCTGATGTCAAACGAGGTAAACCCGAACCGGATATCTTCCTGGTGTGCGCTTCCCGGTTCCCGGGTAAACCGGATCCTAAAAAT GTTCTAGTGTTTGAAGATTCAGTAGCGGGTAAGACGGCAGCTTTAGCGGCTGGTATGAAATGTGTCATGACTCCAAATCCACATTTCGACAAGAAACTGACAGAAGATGCAACATTAGTCATAGATACACTCGATTATTTCAAACCTGAGAAGTTCGGGCTTCCACCACTcaaagattga